A stretch of the Methylacidiphilum caldifontis genome encodes the following:
- the panC gene encoding pantoate--beta-alanine ligase: MIEIFSPLTMQLLAMQWKRQGKEAVFVPTMGALHKGHIALFKEARQLGDPLVVSIYVNPKQFGPHEDYQIYPRNYEKDKQVCIEQGVDVLFAPSSLYHEDHSSWVIEEKISQGRCGEFRPGHFKGVATVLMKLFWLIQPSIAVFGWKDAQQLELVQRMVRDFYLPIKIVGVETVRDEDGLAYSSRNTYLSEEQKKIASQLPRILKEAASMPGGEVWARQELEKIPCFKLDYVEKVNGRLCAALWIDNVRLIDNFPCL, encoded by the coding sequence ATGATAGAAATTTTTTCCCCTTTGACGATGCAACTTCTTGCCATGCAATGGAAAAGGCAAGGGAAGGAAGCGGTTTTTGTCCCTACCATGGGAGCTTTACACAAGGGACATATCGCTCTTTTCAAAGAGGCACGGCAACTAGGAGATCCTCTAGTTGTCAGTATCTATGTTAATCCCAAGCAATTCGGTCCCCATGAAGATTACCAAATCTATCCCAGAAACTATGAAAAAGATAAACAGGTCTGTATTGAACAGGGAGTGGACGTGCTTTTTGCTCCTTCAAGCCTCTATCATGAAGATCATTCAAGCTGGGTAATCGAAGAAAAAATTTCTCAAGGTCGTTGTGGAGAATTTAGGCCTGGACATTTCAAAGGGGTAGCCACGGTGTTGATGAAACTGTTCTGGCTTATTCAACCTTCTATAGCAGTTTTTGGTTGGAAAGATGCCCAACAGCTTGAACTGGTGCAAAGAATGGTAAGGGATTTTTACCTACCCATAAAAATTGTTGGGGTTGAAACGGTAAGAGATGAAGATGGTCTTGCTTATAGTTCCAGAAACACTTATTTGAGTGAAGAACAAAAAAAGATAGCTTCGCAACTCCCAAGGATCCTGAAGGAAGCGGCGTCAATGCCTGGAGGTGAAGTTTGGGCAAGGCAAGAGCTTGAAAAAATTCCTTGTTTTAAACTAGATTATGTGGAAAAAGTAAATGGGCGGTTGTGTGCAGCATTATGGATAGATAATGTAAGGTTAATTGATAATTTCCCATGCCTCTGA
- a CDS encoding outer membrane beta-barrel protein, translating into MKMSIRAVGVFIFCLLLGVFPGSYAGEVEGEKESVEPSSTQSIELQNPEALGSSKEVENLKKILEEEGIAAVQANNPGIKLSGYVEASYTYNFIAAPSFNQIPAVFANPATSGLHGPVAAHPFVPSYPALPLRFTTDGIPGGAFNFNQLKVALEKPLTDENKWQAGFRVDMIFGQDAALGEPDAVTGIGNAFNSGIGFNSSGIFLEQAYVQFKAPIGDKSLEIHIGQFASPIGLEVMERPANFNFSYGILFNNFEPFTMVGGEVFYKFNDNWTTRWGVTNGGWNVARAGYPYFGYTNNMINSGEGVVLFNMWDYVSKDKLFLNTFGYAFAPNGVNPPGFGTSPNGSYVGAYDIGGDIVPSAYNNNGLFMEFNDFGTWIPKFVKDQKLEFAYELVGGFSNRIGPSGIAQLGAAQQNALLVFPVNYPLYGFEGSTSFFGISIYQIYKFNKVFSMAWREQYDHANRNQIFSDMLFPMDIYSVTVDWRFDLADNFMVRIENRADYGKGFMNWYYPAAGISPSAVGLNGNGLAQPSSGPFWFVAVDVVYSY; encoded by the coding sequence ATGAAGATGAGCATAAGAGCGGTTGGAGTGTTTATATTTTGTCTCTTATTAGGAGTATTTCCTGGAAGTTATGCGGGGGAAGTTGAAGGCGAGAAAGAAAGCGTGGAACCTTCATCCACGCAGAGTATAGAACTTCAAAATCCTGAAGCTTTGGGGTCATCCAAGGAAGTTGAAAATCTAAAGAAAATTCTTGAAGAAGAAGGCATTGCCGCGGTTCAAGCAAATAATCCAGGCATTAAATTAAGTGGGTATGTGGAGGCTAGCTATACCTATAATTTTATAGCAGCTCCCTCCTTCAACCAGATACCGGCAGTTTTTGCAAATCCCGCAACGAGTGGACTGCATGGTCCAGTTGCTGCACATCCTTTTGTTCCTTCATATCCGGCTCTTCCCTTGCGGTTTACCACCGATGGAATACCGGGAGGAGCGTTTAACTTCAATCAGCTCAAGGTGGCGTTAGAAAAACCACTTACTGATGAAAATAAATGGCAGGCTGGATTTAGGGTGGATATGATTTTTGGCCAGGACGCAGCCCTAGGTGAGCCCGATGCGGTAACAGGAATCGGCAATGCATTTAATTCTGGAATAGGCTTTAATTCGAGTGGCATATTTCTTGAACAGGCTTATGTCCAGTTCAAAGCTCCCATTGGCGATAAAAGTTTAGAAATTCATATCGGTCAGTTTGCCTCACCCATTGGATTGGAAGTCATGGAAAGACCTGCAAACTTTAACTTTTCTTATGGAATTCTTTTCAATAACTTCGAACCCTTCACTATGGTTGGGGGTGAAGTCTTCTACAAGTTCAATGATAATTGGACAACTCGTTGGGGAGTGACCAACGGGGGTTGGAACGTAGCTAGGGCCGGGTATCCTTATTTTGGCTATACCAATAACATGATCAATAGTGGAGAAGGAGTTGTGTTATTTAACATGTGGGATTACGTATCCAAGGATAAACTTTTTCTCAATACCTTTGGGTATGCGTTTGCTCCCAATGGAGTCAATCCTCCAGGGTTTGGAACGAGCCCCAATGGCAGTTATGTAGGAGCATATGACATTGGAGGAGACATCGTTCCTTCGGCTTACAATAATAATGGACTGTTTATGGAGTTTAACGATTTTGGGACTTGGATTCCGAAGTTTGTTAAAGACCAGAAGCTTGAGTTTGCCTATGAACTGGTCGGGGGGTTTTCTAATCGGATAGGTCCATCGGGGATTGCTCAACTGGGTGCAGCCCAACAAAATGCTCTACTTGTTTTTCCTGTGAATTATCCCTTATATGGGTTTGAAGGGTCGACTAGCTTTTTTGGTATTTCTATTTATCAGATCTACAAGTTTAACAAAGTTTTTAGCATGGCTTGGAGAGAGCAGTACGATCATGCGAACCGTAATCAGATTTTTTCAGATATGCTTTTCCCCATGGATATTTACAGTGTGACTGTGGATTGGCGGTTTGATTTGGCGGATAACTTTATGGTTCGAATTGAAAACCGGGCTGATTATGGCAAGGGGTTCATGAACTGGTATTATCCGGCAGCCGGGATATCACCCTCTGCTGTGGGACTGAACGGTAATGGGCTAGCTCAACCTTCAAGTGGTCCTTTTTGGTTTGTGGCTGTAGACGTTGTTTATAGCTATTAA
- a CDS encoding bifunctional nuclease family protein, with translation MRNDVIPIEVKGILPSSPNGFAIFLGNEEKVFVINVDSYVGRAIAMAIRGERNERPLTHELMAMIFDSLSISVERVVINDLRSNTYFARLLLRAENEVHKKIIELDARPSDCLTLALQYKCPIYVAQDVWEEVEDMSELLEKMREVQKKQQQEPPEEPPFFGEETK, from the coding sequence GTGAGAAATGATGTCATCCCGATCGAGGTTAAAGGAATTTTGCCCAGTAGCCCCAACGGTTTTGCCATATTTCTAGGTAACGAAGAAAAAGTATTTGTCATTAATGTGGATAGCTATGTGGGTAGGGCTATAGCCATGGCTATTAGAGGAGAAAGGAACGAAAGGCCCTTGACACACGAGCTGATGGCGATGATTTTTGATTCCCTTTCGATCAGTGTTGAACGGGTAGTCATTAACGATTTGCGTAGTAACACCTATTTTGCAAGGCTGCTATTGCGCGCTGAAAATGAAGTGCATAAAAAAATTATTGAATTGGATGCTCGACCGAGCGATTGCTTAACGTTGGCTTTGCAATATAAATGCCCCATTTATGTAGCTCAAGACGTCTGGGAAGAAGTCGAGGATATGTCTGAGCTTCTAGAAAAAATGAGGGAAGTACAAAAAAAACAACAGCAGGAACCTCCAGAAGAACCCCCGTTTTTTGGGGAAGAAACGAAATAA
- a CDS encoding outer membrane beta-barrel protein: MGIRANLYGLTSKKRRQEVFRISRFLLYAIFLCIGLGGYSGYCQEEQPQPPPSKKKHSKKTSQANVSEAIEEKDKQIEELTKKLEDQGIPVQANTKGIVLSGYVDASYTYNFINAPAFNKVPGFVPPPGYVGPTNTAGFAQGYPAIPGREPVDAIPGGGFNMNAFKLALEKPLTDENRWQAGFRADLIVGQDAVVGAPDAITGLGVPSSSWYSFNTSSFWLEQAYVIFRAPVGNGLDIKIGKFVDPAGYEVVERPVNLDFTYGLLFANLLPTTLTGMQAIYRWDDQWTSRFGIADGGFNVSRGGMEYFGYLNNMINNNDAYLLFLNSQWDAKGKNATLSATLMYGFNGVNPPGFGASPIDGVAQPYGIAQGIRGEGPFNQNNAFFLGDVWGSWAPKFAHDRLLLGFEFTGGFYNNNVTVVPAAVSGLPLDLSSGPSNWYGASVHMKYQITDIISIAQRMDWMESGWNSILAGHNAPTDIWAYTATMAFDLADNFMIRLEYRMDWGKGVLGYYGFPFQNPTGSPTALLGTSNGPVYFVGLEFVYSF; encoded by the coding sequence ATGGGTATTAGAGCAAATCTCTATGGGCTAACATCTAAAAAGAGGAGGCAAGAAGTGTTTAGAATTAGCCGTTTTCTTTTATACGCGATTTTTCTTTGTATAGGTTTAGGAGGCTATTCTGGCTATTGCCAAGAAGAACAACCCCAGCCGCCACCTTCCAAAAAGAAGCACTCAAAGAAGACTTCTCAGGCTAATGTTTCTGAGGCCATTGAGGAGAAGGACAAGCAGATCGAGGAGTTGACAAAGAAACTTGAAGACCAAGGTATACCGGTGCAGGCGAACACCAAGGGGATAGTGCTCAGTGGCTATGTGGACGCTAGCTACACCTACAATTTCATCAATGCACCGGCTTTCAACAAGGTGCCAGGTTTTGTACCTCCACCGGGCTATGTAGGACCGACCAATACGGCAGGGTTTGCCCAGGGTTACCCGGCGATCCCGGGTAGGGAACCGGTGGATGCGATACCGGGGGGAGGGTTTAACATGAACGCCTTCAAGCTTGCCTTGGAAAAGCCGCTGACCGATGAAAACCGCTGGCAGGCAGGTTTTAGGGCTGATCTCATCGTGGGACAGGATGCGGTTGTTGGAGCTCCGGATGCGATCACGGGTCTTGGGGTGCCATCGAGTTCCTGGTATTCGTTTAACACTTCAAGTTTTTGGCTTGAGCAGGCTTACGTGATATTTCGGGCACCGGTGGGCAACGGGTTGGACATAAAGATTGGGAAGTTTGTGGATCCAGCCGGTTACGAAGTGGTGGAGCGGCCGGTGAACCTTGATTTTACCTATGGACTGTTGTTTGCCAATCTTTTGCCGACGACGCTAACGGGGATGCAAGCGATCTACCGGTGGGATGACCAATGGACGAGCCGGTTTGGGATAGCCGATGGAGGATTTAATGTTTCCCGTGGGGGGATGGAATATTTTGGTTATCTCAACAACATGATCAATAACAACGATGCTTACCTTTTATTTTTGAACAGCCAGTGGGATGCGAAGGGGAAGAATGCGACGCTTAGTGCGACGTTGATGTATGGGTTTAACGGGGTAAATCCTCCGGGTTTTGGAGCCTCACCGATAGATGGGGTAGCGCAGCCTTATGGGATAGCGCAGGGGATAAGGGGAGAAGGGCCATTTAACCAGAACAATGCATTTTTTCTAGGGGATGTATGGGGATCGTGGGCGCCGAAGTTTGCGCATGATCGGCTGCTCTTGGGGTTTGAGTTTACGGGGGGATTTTACAACAACAACGTGACGGTAGTGCCGGCGGCTGTGAGTGGGTTGCCGCTGGACCTGTCCAGTGGACCATCGAACTGGTATGGGGCATCAGTGCACATGAAATACCAGATAACGGATATTATCAGCATAGCGCAAAGGATGGACTGGATGGAGTCGGGATGGAACTCGATTCTGGCTGGGCATAACGCACCGACTGACATATGGGCGTACACGGCGACGATGGCGTTTGATTTAGCGGATAACTTCATGATTAGGCTTGAGTACAGGATGGACTGGGGCAAAGGGGTGCTCGGCTATTACGGCTTTCCTTTCCAAAACCCCACGGGTAGCCCAACAGCTCTCCTAGGAACGTCGAATGGACCGGTTTATTTCGTCGGCTTGGAGTTTGTCTACAGCTTCTAA
- a CDS encoding N-acetylmuramoyl-L-alanine amidase family protein, translated as MPLIRILLLFLFFGLSFLRAQQWHLASFGKSQYVPLEDFCHFYNFSSFDSSPTQDIHLSNGFTTLDFKPNTSVVYIDGVRHWLSFPIVERSGEIWISRTDLSCLFEPILRPRMIQTERVYRGVVIDPGHGGSDKGAVSRKGTEKNYALDTARRLAALLKAKEIPVVMTRNEDVFVPLEERVRIASFYPDYIFVSIHYNQAYGGGHGLETYALSPHGSPSTNSGRLYRTDYIPSLGNRTDPLNILLAHDIHCQIIRLHPGDSDMDRGLKRARFKVLRENMLPSVLVEGGFLSNSIESSLVDHSVYRQKLAEAIARGILTFFEQVNPHRKRAEKKAFASGDSGL; from the coding sequence ATGCCTCTGATTAGAATTTTACTTTTATTTCTTTTTTTTGGCCTTTCTTTTTTAAGAGCTCAACAATGGCATCTTGCAAGTTTTGGTAAAAGCCAATATGTTCCCTTGGAAGATTTTTGCCATTTCTACAATTTTTCATCCTTTGATTCATCTCCCACCCAAGACATCCATCTTTCCAATGGCTTTACCACCCTGGATTTTAAACCCAATACCTCGGTTGTCTATATCGATGGGGTCAGGCATTGGCTTTCGTTCCCTATTGTTGAACGTTCTGGGGAGATATGGATTTCAAGAACCGATCTGTCCTGCTTGTTTGAACCCATACTGAGACCCCGGATGATTCAGACTGAACGGGTTTATCGTGGAGTGGTTATCGATCCGGGACATGGAGGTTCGGACAAGGGAGCTGTCTCAAGGAAAGGAACAGAAAAAAACTATGCGCTCGATACAGCCCGCAGACTTGCTGCACTGCTTAAAGCCAAGGAGATACCCGTTGTGATGACCCGAAATGAGGATGTTTTTGTCCCACTGGAAGAAAGAGTCAGAATAGCCTCTTTTTATCCCGATTATATCTTTGTCAGTATTCATTACAATCAGGCTTATGGTGGAGGACACGGTTTGGAAACATATGCCCTTTCTCCACATGGATCCCCTTCCACGAATAGTGGAAGGCTTTATCGTACCGATTATATCCCGAGTCTTGGAAACCGGACTGATCCCCTTAATATTTTGCTTGCCCATGACATTCATTGCCAGATCATCAGACTTCATCCCGGTGATTCAGATATGGATAGAGGCCTCAAAAGGGCAAGGTTTAAAGTGCTCAGGGAAAATATGCTTCCCAGTGTACTCGTTGAAGGAGGATTCCTTTCTAATTCTATTGAATCTTCTCTTGTAGATCATTCCGTTTACCGGCAAAAACTTGCCGAAGCCATTGCTCGTGGAATATTGACTTTCTTTGAGCAGGTTAACCCACACAGAAAAAGGGCAGAAAAGAAAGCGTTTGCTTCTGGGGATTCTGGTCTTTAA
- a CDS encoding TerC family protein: MDLFYILFFSILGIGLVSQIFNSFRSKVTVRFSFVRSLSWIFFCLLLGLWLGFTKGAEKAWSFLGVFWIEYLLSLDNLIVFHLIFELSKTDQNLRQKILNIGIISAIILRVLFIILGLSLASHWSLIYPLFGLFLFYGAYQLFKPEKAPSHHPFPKTRSTRLGPFVFDPQEKKKWLFLTKNKIVLGASALTLLTIESSDIVFAFDSVPASFALSSDPLVIIGGNICGVLGLRSLYFIVEKTAQKIISIRKLSAWLLILMGTELIAKLWIDIPPLYSFIGIMVCCIFYGIWEKGFFKKNTSN, encoded by the coding sequence GTGGATCTTTTTTATATACTTTTTTTTTCTATATTGGGTATAGGGCTAGTCAGCCAAATCTTTAATTCTTTCCGATCAAAGGTTACGGTTCGGTTCTCTTTTGTCAGGTCTTTATCATGGATCTTTTTTTGTTTGCTTCTAGGACTCTGGCTAGGGTTCACAAAAGGAGCTGAAAAAGCATGGAGTTTTCTTGGCGTTTTTTGGATTGAATACCTTCTTAGCTTGGATAACCTTATCGTTTTTCATCTTATCTTCGAACTTTCTAAAACAGATCAGAACCTTAGGCAGAAAATTCTTAATATAGGTATTATTTCAGCCATTATACTCAGAGTTTTGTTTATCATACTTGGTCTTTCTCTTGCTTCACATTGGTCATTGATTTATCCCCTTTTTGGTCTTTTTCTTTTTTATGGGGCTTATCAGCTCTTCAAACCCGAAAAAGCTCCTTCCCACCATCCCTTTCCAAAAACTAGGAGTACACGGTTAGGTCCTTTTGTTTTCGATCCCCAAGAAAAAAAGAAATGGCTTTTCCTTACAAAAAACAAAATTGTTCTGGGAGCCTCTGCACTCACCTTGCTCACGATTGAGAGCAGCGATATTGTTTTTGCTTTTGACTCTGTTCCTGCCTCTTTTGCTTTGAGCTCAGATCCCCTTGTTATCATCGGAGGGAATATCTGTGGGGTACTGGGTTTAAGATCTCTCTATTTTATTGTTGAAAAAACAGCTCAAAAAATCATCTCAATCCGCAAGCTTTCCGCTTGGCTCCTGATACTTATGGGAACTGAACTCATAGCCAAGCTCTGGATAGATATTCCCCCTCTGTATAGTTTCATTGGCATAATGGTCTGCTGTATTTTCTACGGGATCTGGGAAAAGGGTTTTTTCAAAAAAAATACTAGCAACTGA
- a CDS encoding sigma-54-dependent transcriptional regulator, translated as MNMEADTPKLLIIEDEKRTRMGLVMALGEEFDIYEASDLSSAIAILENEPIDIVLADIRLGKESGFEILSKAKSLSFPPACIFMTAYGSVENAVEAMKNGADDYITKPIDLEKLEITLKRVYRSRKVEAENLQLKRQLNLKYGLEKIIGSSKLMKEVFEKVKQVASTKATVLLEGESGTGKELVAHAIHQLSPRRNCPFVVVHCAALSPQLLESELFGHEKGAFTGAVERRIGRFEEAARGTLFLDEIGEIDLPTQVKLLRALGEKTIQRVGSNKTIAVDVRVIAATNRNLEKMVEEGKFREDLFFRLNVVRILMPPLRQRKEDIPLLAKAFLAEFAAENGKKIDRISPEALEALLDYDWPGNVRELKMAIEHGVVLCQGEEILPKDLPERIRKPKGLFNEPIPSTSIGTDCFNLKEAEKQLIISALKYCQGKKTTAAKKLGISRKTLQRKIKEFELSDFEKLD; from the coding sequence ATGAATATGGAAGCCGATACTCCCAAGCTGCTGATCATTGAAGATGAAAAAAGAACGCGGATGGGTTTGGTCATGGCTCTAGGAGAAGAGTTCGACATTTATGAGGCTTCGGATCTCTCTTCTGCTATAGCCATTTTAGAAAATGAACCTATCGATATCGTTCTTGCTGATATAAGACTGGGAAAAGAGTCAGGTTTTGAAATCCTATCAAAAGCAAAGTCTTTGTCTTTTCCCCCTGCCTGCATTTTCATGACCGCTTACGGTTCGGTAGAGAACGCGGTTGAAGCGATGAAAAATGGGGCAGACGATTATATCACTAAGCCGATAGATTTGGAAAAATTAGAAATTACCCTAAAAAGGGTTTATCGGTCACGAAAGGTGGAAGCTGAAAACCTGCAGTTAAAACGTCAGCTCAACTTAAAATATGGTCTTGAGAAAATCATTGGCAGTTCGAAGCTGATGAAAGAGGTTTTTGAAAAGGTCAAGCAGGTAGCTTCGACCAAAGCAACAGTGTTACTTGAAGGGGAAAGTGGAACAGGTAAAGAGCTTGTTGCTCATGCCATCCATCAACTTAGTCCCAGGAGAAATTGTCCTTTTGTCGTTGTCCATTGCGCAGCTCTTTCCCCGCAACTTCTGGAGAGTGAGCTTTTTGGTCATGAAAAGGGAGCTTTTACAGGAGCTGTAGAGAGAAGGATAGGTCGTTTTGAAGAAGCAGCACGGGGGACTCTTTTCTTGGATGAAATAGGCGAGATCGATCTGCCCACGCAGGTTAAATTGCTCCGAGCCTTGGGAGAAAAAACAATACAAAGGGTTGGCAGCAACAAAACGATAGCTGTTGACGTCCGCGTTATTGCGGCGACGAACAGGAACCTTGAAAAAATGGTTGAAGAAGGGAAATTTAGAGAAGATCTTTTCTTTAGATTAAATGTAGTGCGCATCTTGATGCCTCCTTTAAGACAGAGAAAGGAGGATATTCCATTGCTTGCCAAAGCGTTCCTAGCGGAATTTGCTGCTGAAAATGGAAAAAAAATTGATCGGATTAGTCCTGAGGCCCTTGAAGCTCTTTTGGATTACGATTGGCCAGGAAACGTCCGTGAACTAAAAATGGCTATTGAACATGGGGTAGTTCTTTGCCAGGGAGAAGAGATCTTGCCTAAGGACCTTCCTGAAAGAATAAGAAAACCAAAGGGCCTGTTTAACGAGCCCATCCCCTCGACATCAATAGGAACGGATTGCTTCAACTTGAAAGAAGCTGAAAAACAACTTATTATTAGTGCCCTCAAATATTGCCAGGGCAAAAAAACGACGGCTGCAAAAAAACTGGGGATAAGTCGAAAGACCCTACAAAGAAAGATCAAGGAGTTTGAGCTTTCCGATTTTGAAAAGCTAGATTAA
- a CDS encoding two-component system sensor histidine kinase NtrB, with the protein MRHSFLSKLLGKFERVGPREIQSVFLRLVKEKGFLEAIFNALQEGIIVLDNQAKIKYSNLTIQRLFGVSPEYILGKEIKQFIPLIDWSELISLGKVISRDFQVFYPETRYLNLSLIPLEEIGDKNAAFIAIFYDITTTREKTLETIESEKLNLLTILAAGVAHELGNPINALGIHFQLIEKKVKKLLHLKKGQQEDKQLEDSFAAIRSEIRRLDGIINQFLKAIRPSAPKLRLISLNQVLKQTVEFLSPEIQNLDILIEMDLDQGLPLVRADRNQLKQAFYNILKNGIEAVGKNGIIKISTHADDAFLIVSFQDNGTGISQQAMSHIFKPYFTTKTSGTGLGLLIVRRIIRDHGGEVQIESQDGKGTTVKILLPRAERLIRLLPMAEEKNTPAHQ; encoded by the coding sequence ATGCGCCACTCTTTTTTAAGTAAACTTTTGGGGAAATTCGAAAGAGTAGGACCCAGAGAAATCCAGAGCGTTTTTTTGAGGTTGGTTAAAGAAAAAGGGTTTCTGGAAGCCATATTTAATGCTCTGCAAGAGGGCATTATCGTTCTCGATAATCAGGCTAAAATTAAATATAGTAATCTAACGATCCAGCGGCTGTTTGGCGTTTCCCCCGAGTATATCTTGGGAAAGGAAATCAAGCAGTTTATTCCGTTGATCGATTGGTCGGAATTAATTTCTTTAGGAAAAGTCATTAGTCGAGATTTCCAGGTTTTCTATCCTGAAACGCGTTATCTCAATCTTTCTTTAATTCCTCTCGAAGAAATTGGAGATAAAAATGCCGCTTTTATCGCTATTTTCTATGATATTACAACAACGCGAGAAAAGACTCTAGAGACCATAGAAAGTGAAAAACTCAATCTTTTGACCATTCTTGCGGCAGGGGTAGCCCATGAGCTTGGCAATCCGATCAATGCTTTGGGTATACATTTTCAGTTAATCGAAAAGAAAGTTAAGAAACTTCTTCATCTGAAAAAGGGCCAACAAGAGGATAAGCAATTGGAGGATTCTTTTGCAGCCATCCGGTCAGAAATCCGCAGGCTTGATGGTATCATTAACCAGTTTCTCAAAGCGATCCGGCCTTCAGCTCCTAAATTGAGGTTAATTTCTCTTAACCAGGTCCTGAAGCAAACGGTAGAATTTCTCTCACCAGAAATCCAGAACCTTGATATTCTCATCGAAATGGATCTCGATCAGGGACTGCCTCTTGTCCGAGCGGATCGAAATCAGTTAAAACAGGCTTTTTATAACATTCTTAAAAATGGGATAGAAGCGGTAGGAAAAAATGGAATCATAAAGATCAGTACTCATGCCGATGATGCTTTTTTGATCGTTTCGTTTCAGGACAATGGAACGGGTATTTCACAACAAGCTATGAGTCATATTTTTAAACCGTATTTCACAACTAAAACCTCCGGCACTGGCTTAGGTCTTCTCATCGTTAGAAGGATCATCCGTGACCATGGAGGAGAGGTGCAGATTGAAAGTCAAGATGGGAAAGGAACAACGGTAAAAATTCTTTTGCCACGAGCCGAGCGGCTGATCAGGCTGCTGCCTATGGCCGAAGAAAAGAACACCCCTGCTCATCAATGA
- a CDS encoding outer membrane beta-barrel protein, with translation MNSRAWTTQNTKEIKLKRIEMVLGRLFSMFGLFLFLLGMGKAAETNKTGFSAQDSESQDLPAVVGSSVDIEKLEKILEEGGIAVPQPQPVIKLSGYVDASYDYNYFNAPALGNLPLFPAQRLNGQRIFSPAVPVAPLRYADDGIPGGGFNLNQLKVVLEKELSQENKFDGAFRFDLMLGQDAGLGVPDAVEGFGNANSTTLGFNTSTIFVEQAYAAFQIPAGDEHRVEIHLGKFEAPVGFEVLERPGNLNFTYGLFFNNVEPFVLVGSQIYYQINPSWRVRGGLVNGGFNTSRGGFPYFGFLDNTINNLPAYLVTFNLDYASKDKKLLNNFALLYGFNGTNPPGFATSPAPALNYPGAYANGDIIPGPYNNNGTYMELNDYGTWVPSFVPGERLMFSFELVGGFYNHAVAPGGIPALGLAQEELLGIFPPFPFSFGYDGPTNWFGVGLYQVYKLNNFSSLNLREQYLQASWNSYLEGFIFPANIWETTLTLRFDLADNFMVRMEWRADWGDNVVGYYQPNLLVNPQSIGLKGNGLVGSSSGPIFFSAIEVVFSY, from the coding sequence ATGAACAGCCGAGCGTGGACGACTCAAAACACCAAGGAAATAAAATTAAAACGAATAGAAATGGTGTTAGGCAGGCTTTTTTCTATGTTTGGATTGTTTTTATTCCTCCTCGGCATGGGAAAGGCAGCAGAAACAAATAAAACGGGGTTTTCTGCGCAGGATAGCGAGTCTCAGGACTTACCGGCTGTTGTAGGCAGTTCTGTGGACATAGAAAAACTTGAAAAAATCCTTGAAGAGGGCGGGATTGCCGTACCGCAACCGCAGCCCGTTATAAAGTTAAGCGGGTATGTTGATGCTAGCTACGATTATAATTATTTCAACGCACCCGCTTTGGGGAACCTCCCGCTTTTTCCCGCACAAAGATTAAATGGGCAAAGGATATTCTCTCCAGCTGTGCCCGTTGCTCCTTTGCGTTATGCTGATGATGGCATCCCTGGTGGAGGATTTAACTTAAATCAACTAAAAGTGGTCCTGGAAAAGGAGCTGAGCCAGGAAAATAAGTTTGATGGGGCTTTTCGTTTTGACCTGATGCTTGGACAGGATGCAGGACTGGGTGTACCCGATGCCGTTGAAGGCTTTGGAAACGCCAATTCGACTACCTTGGGATTCAACACCTCCACAATATTCGTTGAACAGGCTTACGCGGCTTTCCAGATTCCTGCAGGGGATGAGCACAGAGTAGAGATCCACTTAGGAAAATTTGAAGCTCCCGTTGGTTTTGAAGTCCTGGAAAGACCGGGGAATCTCAATTTCACCTATGGGTTATTTTTTAACAACGTTGAACCTTTCGTTCTTGTCGGCAGTCAAATTTACTATCAGATAAACCCATCATGGAGAGTGAGGGGAGGGCTTGTAAATGGTGGATTTAATACTTCCCGGGGAGGATTTCCTTATTTTGGATTTCTCGATAATACGATCAATAACCTGCCCGCTTATCTTGTAACCTTTAATCTGGATTATGCTTCGAAAGATAAAAAACTCCTTAATAATTTTGCCCTGCTTTACGGGTTTAATGGGACAAACCCTCCTGGTTTTGCAACTTCTCCTGCCCCAGCACTGAATTATCCTGGTGCTTATGCCAACGGGGACATTATTCCTGGTCCTTATAACAATAACGGGACTTACATGGAACTCAACGATTATGGAACTTGGGTTCCTTCTTTTGTGCCTGGAGAGCGGCTGATGTTTAGTTTTGAACTTGTGGGCGGCTTTTATAACCATGCCGTTGCACCTGGAGGGATACCCGCTTTAGGTCTTGCTCAGGAAGAACTGTTGGGGATATTTCCACCTTTTCCTTTTTCATTTGGTTACGATGGGCCTACCAACTGGTTTGGAGTAGGTCTATACCAAGTATACAAGCTTAATAATTTTTCCAGCTTGAACCTTCGGGAACAGTACCTCCAAGCAAGTTGGAATTCCTATCTTGAGGGGTTTATTTTTCCTGCCAATATTTGGGAAACAACGCTGACCCTTCGTTTCGACCTAGCTGATAACTTCATGGTACGCATGGAGTGGAGGGCGGATTGGGGAGATAACGTAGTGGGTTATTATCAACCTAACCTTCTTGTTAATCCTCAAAGTATAGGACTTAAAGGTAATGGACTTGTGGGTTCTTCTTCCGGTCCCATTTTCTTTAGCGCTATTGAAGTCGTCTTTAGCTATTAA